In Pongo abelii isolate AG06213 chromosome 15, NHGRI_mPonAbe1-v2.0_pri, whole genome shotgun sequence, a single window of DNA contains:
- the SLC22A17 gene encoding solute carrier family 22 member 17 isoform X3: MASDPIFTLAPPLHCHYGAFPPNASGWEQPPNASGVSVASAALAASAASRVATSTDPSCSGFAPPDFNHCLKDWDYNGLPVLTTNAIGQWDLVCDLGWQVILEQILFILGFASGYLFLGYPADRFGRRGIVLLTLGLVGPCGVGGAAAGSSTGVMALRFLLGFLLAGVDLGVYLMHQEKGGLTVYPFHPAPSWPGLFLESARWLIVKRQIEEAQSVLRILAERNRPHGQMLGEEAQEALQDLENTCPLPATSSFSFASLLNYRNIWKNLLILGFTNFIAHAIRHCYQPVGGGGSPSDFYLCSLLASGTAALACVFLGVTVDRFGRRGILLLSMTLTGIASLVLLGLWDYLNEAAITTFSVLGLFSSQAAAILSTLLAAEVIPTTVRGRGLGLIMALGALGGLSGPAQRLHMGHGAFLQHVVLAACALLCILSIMLLPETKRKLLPEVLRDGELCRRPSLLRQPPPTRCDHVPLLATPNAAL, from the exons ATGGCCTCGGACCCCATCTTCACGCTGGCGCCCCCGCTGCATTGCCACTACGGGGCCTTCCCCCCTAATGCCTCTGGCTGGGAGCAGCCTCCCAATGCCAGCGGCGTCAGCGTCGCCAGCGCTGCCCTAGCAGCCAGCGCCGCCAGCCGTGTCGCCACCAGTACCGACCCCTCGTGCAGCGGCTTCGCCCCGCCGGACTTCAACCATTGCCTCAAGGATTGGGACTATAATGGCCTTCCTGTGCTCACCACCAACGCCATCGGCCAG TGGGATCTGGTGTGTGACCTGGGCTGGCAGGTGATCCTGGAGCAGATCCTCTTCATCTTGGGCTTTGCCTCCGGCTACCTGTTCCTGGGTTACCCCGCAGACAG GTTTGGCCGTCGTGGGATTGTGCTGCTGACCTTGGGGCTGGTGGGCCCCTGTGGAGTAGGAGGGGCTGCTGCAGGCTCCTCCACAGGCGTCATGGCCCTCCGATTCCTCCTAGGCTTTCTGCTTGCCGGTGTTGACCTGGGTGTCTACCTGATGC ATCAGGAGAAGGGAGGCCTCACAGTATACCCCTTCCACCCTGCCCCCAGCTGGCCTGGTTTGTTCCTGGAGTCCGCACGGTGGCTGATAGTGAAGCGGCAGATCGAGGAGGCTCAGTCTGTGCTGAGGATCCTGGCTGAGCGAAACCGGCCCCATGGGCAGATGCTGGGGGAGGAGGCCCAGGAGGCCCTGCAGG ACCTGGAGAATACCTGCCCTCTCCCTGCAACATCCTCCTTTTCCTTCGCTTCCCTCCTCAACTACCGCAACATCTGGAAAAATCTGCTTATCCTGGGCTTCACCAA CttcattgcccatgccattcGCCACTGCTACCAGcctgtgggaggaggagggagcccATCGGACTTCTACCTGTGCTCTCTGCTGGCCAGCGGCACCGCAGCCCTGGCCTGTGTCTTCCTGGGGGTCACCGTGGACCGATTTGGCCGCCGGGGCATCCTGCTTCTCTCTATGACCCTTACCGGCATTGCTTCCCTGGTCCTGCTGGGCCTGTGGGATT ATCTGAACGAGGCTGCCATCACCACGTTCTCTGTCCTTGGGCTCTTCTCCTCCCAAGCTGCCGCCATCCTCAGCACCCTCCTTGCTGCTGAGGTCATCCCCACCACTGTCCG GGGCCGTGGCCTGGGCCTGATCATGGCTCTAGGGGCGCTTGGAGGGCTGAGCGGCCCGGCCCAGCGCCTCCACATGGGCCATGGAGCCTTCCTGCAGCACGTGGTGCTGGCGGCCTGCGCCCTCCTCTGCATTCTCAGCATTATGCTGCTGCCGGAGACCAAGCGCAAGCTCCTGCCCGAGGTGCTCCGGGACGGGGAGCTGTGTCGCCGGCCTTCCCTGCTGCGGCAGCCACCCCCTACCCGCTGTGACCACGTCCCGCTGCTTGCCACCCCCAACGCTGCCCTCTGA
- the SLC22A17 gene encoding solute carrier family 22 member 17 isoform X1: MASDPIFTLAPPLHCHYGAFPPNASGWEQPPNASGVSVASAALAASAASRVATSTDPSCSGFAPPDFNHCLKDWDYNGLPVLTTNAIGQWDLVCDLGWQVILEQILFILGFASGYLFLGYPADRFGRRGIVLLTLGLVGPCGVGGAAAGSSTGVMALRFLLGFLLAGVDLGVYLMRLELCDPTQRLRVALAGELVGVGGHFLFLGLALVSKDWRFLQRMITAPCILFLFYGWPGLFLESARWLIVKRQIEEAQSVLRILAERNRPHGQMLGEEAQEALQDLENTCPLPATSSFSFASLLNYRNIWKNLLILGFTNFIAHAIRHCYQPVGGGGSPSDFYLCSLLASGTAALACVFLGVTVDRFGRRGILLLSMTLTGIASLVLLGLWDYLNEAAITTFSVLGLFSSQAAAILSTLLAAEVIPTTVRGRGLGLIMALGALGGLSGPAQRLHMGHGAFLQHVVLAACALLCILSIMLLPETKRKLLPEVLRDGELCRRPSLLRQPPPTRCDHVPLLATPNAAL; the protein is encoded by the exons ATGGCCTCGGACCCCATCTTCACGCTGGCGCCCCCGCTGCATTGCCACTACGGGGCCTTCCCCCCTAATGCCTCTGGCTGGGAGCAGCCTCCCAATGCCAGCGGCGTCAGCGTCGCCAGCGCTGCCCTAGCAGCCAGCGCCGCCAGCCGTGTCGCCACCAGTACCGACCCCTCGTGCAGCGGCTTCGCCCCGCCGGACTTCAACCATTGCCTCAAGGATTGGGACTATAATGGCCTTCCTGTGCTCACCACCAACGCCATCGGCCAG TGGGATCTGGTGTGTGACCTGGGCTGGCAGGTGATCCTGGAGCAGATCCTCTTCATCTTGGGCTTTGCCTCCGGCTACCTGTTCCTGGGTTACCCCGCAGACAG GTTTGGCCGTCGTGGGATTGTGCTGCTGACCTTGGGGCTGGTGGGCCCCTGTGGAGTAGGAGGGGCTGCTGCAGGCTCCTCCACAGGCGTCATGGCCCTCCGATTCCTCCTAGGCTTTCTGCTTGCCGGTGTTGACCTGGGTGTCTACCTGATGC GCCTGGAGCTGTGCGACCCAACCCAGAGGCTTCGGGTGGCCCTGGCAGGGGagttggtgggggtgggagggcacTTCCTGTTCCTGGGCCTGGCACTTGTCTCTAAGGATTGGCGATTCCTACAGCGAATGATCACCGCTCCCTGCATCCTCTTCCTGTTTTATGG CTGGCCTGGTTTGTTCCTGGAGTCCGCACGGTGGCTGATAGTGAAGCGGCAGATCGAGGAGGCTCAGTCTGTGCTGAGGATCCTGGCTGAGCGAAACCGGCCCCATGGGCAGATGCTGGGGGAGGAGGCCCAGGAGGCCCTGCAGG ACCTGGAGAATACCTGCCCTCTCCCTGCAACATCCTCCTTTTCCTTCGCTTCCCTCCTCAACTACCGCAACATCTGGAAAAATCTGCTTATCCTGGGCTTCACCAA CttcattgcccatgccattcGCCACTGCTACCAGcctgtgggaggaggagggagcccATCGGACTTCTACCTGTGCTCTCTGCTGGCCAGCGGCACCGCAGCCCTGGCCTGTGTCTTCCTGGGGGTCACCGTGGACCGATTTGGCCGCCGGGGCATCCTGCTTCTCTCTATGACCCTTACCGGCATTGCTTCCCTGGTCCTGCTGGGCCTGTGGGATT ATCTGAACGAGGCTGCCATCACCACGTTCTCTGTCCTTGGGCTCTTCTCCTCCCAAGCTGCCGCCATCCTCAGCACCCTCCTTGCTGCTGAGGTCATCCCCACCACTGTCCG GGGCCGTGGCCTGGGCCTGATCATGGCTCTAGGGGCGCTTGGAGGGCTGAGCGGCCCGGCCCAGCGCCTCCACATGGGCCATGGAGCCTTCCTGCAGCACGTGGTGCTGGCGGCCTGCGCCCTCCTCTGCATTCTCAGCATTATGCTGCTGCCGGAGACCAAGCGCAAGCTCCTGCCCGAGGTGCTCCGGGACGGGGAGCTGTGTCGCCGGCCTTCCCTGCTGCGGCAGCCACCCCCTACCCGCTGTGACCACGTCCCGCTGCTTGCCACCCCCAACGCTGCCCTCTGA
- the SLC22A17 gene encoding solute carrier family 22 member 17 isoform X2 — MASDPIFTLAPPLHCHYGAFPPNASGWEQPPNASGVSVASAALAASAASRVATSTDPSCSGFAPPDFNHCLKDWDYNGLPVLTTNAIGQWDLVCDLGWQVILEQILFILGFASGYLFLGYPADRFGRRGIVLLTLGLVGPCGVGGAAAGSSTGVMALRFLLGFLLAGVDLGVYLMHQEKGGLTVYPFHPAPSWPGLFLESARWLIVKRQIEEAQSVLRILAERNRPHGQMLGEEAQEALQDLENTCPLPATSSFSFASLLNYRNIWKNLLILGFTNFIAHAIRHCYQPVGGGGSPSDFYLCSLLASGTAALACVFLGVTVDRFGRRGILLLSMTLTGIASLVLLGLWDCEHPTFPTVWAQQGNPNRDLNEAAITTFSVLGLFSSQAAAILSTLLAAEVIPTTVRGRGLGLIMALGALGGLSGPAQRLHMGHGAFLQHVVLAACALLCILSIMLLPETKRKLLPEVLRDGELCRRPSLLRQPPPTRCDHVPLLATPNAAL; from the exons ATGGCCTCGGACCCCATCTTCACGCTGGCGCCCCCGCTGCATTGCCACTACGGGGCCTTCCCCCCTAATGCCTCTGGCTGGGAGCAGCCTCCCAATGCCAGCGGCGTCAGCGTCGCCAGCGCTGCCCTAGCAGCCAGCGCCGCCAGCCGTGTCGCCACCAGTACCGACCCCTCGTGCAGCGGCTTCGCCCCGCCGGACTTCAACCATTGCCTCAAGGATTGGGACTATAATGGCCTTCCTGTGCTCACCACCAACGCCATCGGCCAG TGGGATCTGGTGTGTGACCTGGGCTGGCAGGTGATCCTGGAGCAGATCCTCTTCATCTTGGGCTTTGCCTCCGGCTACCTGTTCCTGGGTTACCCCGCAGACAG GTTTGGCCGTCGTGGGATTGTGCTGCTGACCTTGGGGCTGGTGGGCCCCTGTGGAGTAGGAGGGGCTGCTGCAGGCTCCTCCACAGGCGTCATGGCCCTCCGATTCCTCCTAGGCTTTCTGCTTGCCGGTGTTGACCTGGGTGTCTACCTGATGC ATCAGGAGAAGGGAGGCCTCACAGTATACCCCTTCCACCCTGCCCCCAGCTGGCCTGGTTTGTTCCTGGAGTCCGCACGGTGGCTGATAGTGAAGCGGCAGATCGAGGAGGCTCAGTCTGTGCTGAGGATCCTGGCTGAGCGAAACCGGCCCCATGGGCAGATGCTGGGGGAGGAGGCCCAGGAGGCCCTGCAGG ACCTGGAGAATACCTGCCCTCTCCCTGCAACATCCTCCTTTTCCTTCGCTTCCCTCCTCAACTACCGCAACATCTGGAAAAATCTGCTTATCCTGGGCTTCACCAA CttcattgcccatgccattcGCCACTGCTACCAGcctgtgggaggaggagggagcccATCGGACTTCTACCTGTGCTCTCTGCTGGCCAGCGGCACCGCAGCCCTGGCCTGTGTCTTCCTGGGGGTCACCGTGGACCGATTTGGCCGCCGGGGCATCCTGCTTCTCTCTATGACCCTTACCGGCATTGCTTCCCTGGTCCTGCTGGGCCTGTGGGATTGTGAGCATCCTACCTTCCCCACAGTGTGGGCTCAACAAGGGAACCCCAACAGAG ATCTGAACGAGGCTGCCATCACCACGTTCTCTGTCCTTGGGCTCTTCTCCTCCCAAGCTGCCGCCATCCTCAGCACCCTCCTTGCTGCTGAGGTCATCCCCACCACTGTCCG GGGCCGTGGCCTGGGCCTGATCATGGCTCTAGGGGCGCTTGGAGGGCTGAGCGGCCCGGCCCAGCGCCTCCACATGGGCCATGGAGCCTTCCTGCAGCACGTGGTGCTGGCGGCCTGCGCCCTCCTCTGCATTCTCAGCATTATGCTGCTGCCGGAGACCAAGCGCAAGCTCCTGCCCGAGGTGCTCCGGGACGGGGAGCTGTGTCGCCGGCCTTCCCTGCTGCGGCAGCCACCCCCTACCCGCTGTGACCACGTCCCGCTGCTTGCCACCCCCAACGCTGCCCTCTGA
- the SLC22A17 gene encoding solute carrier family 22 member 17 isoform X4, with translation MAFLCSPPTPSARFGRRGIVLLTLGLVGPCGVGGAAAGSSTGVMALRFLLGFLLAGVDLGVYLMRLELCDPTQRLRVALAGELVGVGGHFLFLGLALVSKDWRFLQRMITAPCILFLFYGWPGLFLESARWLIVKRQIEEAQSVLRILAERNRPHGQMLGEEAQEALQDLENTCPLPATSSFSFASLLNYRNIWKNLLILGFTNFIAHAIRHCYQPVGGGGSPSDFYLCSLLASGTAALACVFLGVTVDRFGRRGILLLSMTLTGIASLVLLGLWDCEHPTFPTVWAQQGNPNRDLNEAAITTFSVLGLFSSQAAAILSTLLAAEVIPTTVRGRGLGLIMALGALGGLSGPAQRLHMGHGAFLQHVVLAACALLCILSIMLLPETKRKLLPEVLRDGELCRRPSLLRQPPPTRCDHVPLLATPNAAL, from the exons ATGGCCTTCCTGTGCTCACCACCAACGCCATCGGCCAG GTTTGGCCGTCGTGGGATTGTGCTGCTGACCTTGGGGCTGGTGGGCCCCTGTGGAGTAGGAGGGGCTGCTGCAGGCTCCTCCACAGGCGTCATGGCCCTCCGATTCCTCCTAGGCTTTCTGCTTGCCGGTGTTGACCTGGGTGTCTACCTGATGC GCCTGGAGCTGTGCGACCCAACCCAGAGGCTTCGGGTGGCCCTGGCAGGGGagttggtgggggtgggagggcacTTCCTGTTCCTGGGCCTGGCACTTGTCTCTAAGGATTGGCGATTCCTACAGCGAATGATCACCGCTCCCTGCATCCTCTTCCTGTTTTATGG CTGGCCTGGTTTGTTCCTGGAGTCCGCACGGTGGCTGATAGTGAAGCGGCAGATCGAGGAGGCTCAGTCTGTGCTGAGGATCCTGGCTGAGCGAAACCGGCCCCATGGGCAGATGCTGGGGGAGGAGGCCCAGGAGGCCCTGCAGG ACCTGGAGAATACCTGCCCTCTCCCTGCAACATCCTCCTTTTCCTTCGCTTCCCTCCTCAACTACCGCAACATCTGGAAAAATCTGCTTATCCTGGGCTTCACCAA CttcattgcccatgccattcGCCACTGCTACCAGcctgtgggaggaggagggagcccATCGGACTTCTACCTGTGCTCTCTGCTGGCCAGCGGCACCGCAGCCCTGGCCTGTGTCTTCCTGGGGGTCACCGTGGACCGATTTGGCCGCCGGGGCATCCTGCTTCTCTCTATGACCCTTACCGGCATTGCTTCCCTGGTCCTGCTGGGCCTGTGGGATTGTGAGCATCCTACCTTCCCCACAGTGTGGGCTCAACAAGGGAACCCCAACAGAG ATCTGAACGAGGCTGCCATCACCACGTTCTCTGTCCTTGGGCTCTTCTCCTCCCAAGCTGCCGCCATCCTCAGCACCCTCCTTGCTGCTGAGGTCATCCCCACCACTGTCCG GGGCCGTGGCCTGGGCCTGATCATGGCTCTAGGGGCGCTTGGAGGGCTGAGCGGCCCGGCCCAGCGCCTCCACATGGGCCATGGAGCCTTCCTGCAGCACGTGGTGCTGGCGGCCTGCGCCCTCCTCTGCATTCTCAGCATTATGCTGCTGCCGGAGACCAAGCGCAAGCTCCTGCCCGAGGTGCTCCGGGACGGGGAGCTGTGTCGCCGGCCTTCCCTGCTGCGGCAGCCACCCCCTACCCGCTGTGACCACGTCCCGCTGCTTGCCACCCCCAACGCTGCCCTCTGA